Below is a genomic region from Seriola aureovittata isolate HTS-2021-v1 ecotype China chromosome 23, ASM2101889v1, whole genome shotgun sequence.
TGCTCCACTGCCCAAGAGTTCACCTTTGAAGGCTGTGTTGTCCAGCTTACTGATGGCGTCCATGGCATCCTCCATTCGCTCCATGTGAACAAAGGCATAGTCCTTCACTATGTCACACTCCACCACTGTGCCAAACTCTTCAAACTTGGCCCGCAGAACATCACAGGTGACCCCCTCACCCAGGTTGCTGACATGCAGCTTGGTGGTGGACTTGGGCCTCCCTTTGCTAATCTCGACGTTCATGCGCCAGCCATGCAGCTGGTGCTGATGGAGGTTTTGAATGGCCTCCTCTGCTTCAGACATGCAGTTCATGTGTACAAAACCATAGTTTTTGACAATGTCACATTCTGAGACTTTGCCGTACTTCTCAAAGAGTTCACGCAGCTCCTCGGGTGTGGTACTGCAGGCAAGGTTGCCAATAAAAATTTTCACCATGATGAACTTCTGCGTATCCTGTAAGAACCAGAAAATGACCTCAGTTACTACTCACTGTGTAAACACAACCAATATTTAATGATTACTTAAAATGTGATGTGAGGGTCATACCCACTCTCATTCAACAAGGAAAGTGGTGCAATTAATAAATATACTCAGCTACCTGTTTATTAAATACACCTTGATTAAAGTAATTCAACACAACAGTTGCACAACAGCACTACCCTCATGAAGGTTACAATATTCAGTCTGTcaaaactgttttagagaggtgttgcCTTAACTCTTACATCATGTTGGATGATGTTTGTGAGGCTGTTGAACTGTACTGTATTATATAGAGGTGTTTGTTATTTACCCTCTTTTCACTGAGAGAAACAGGGTGGACAAAGTAACAGAAATACTTGCCCAATTAGATCAGTGAGGGCAGGAGAGGGAAGAATCTAAAGACTAGATTTAAACTGATTAAAGTTGAATCAATGCCCATCTAAAAGACTTTCAATAAAAACCTAAACATTGTCACTTTAATAACAGGTAGAATTTGTTGCAAGGCTGTTTTATTAGATGACATAGGTTTGAGTGTACACAAATGTGTCACAGGATTTAATTACACTTAAACTACTGCTGTTTGGTGTGTTTTCATGAATGCAATATGGGTGGACTGGTTTGCAATTATATGTACAGTGGGATCCAAAAGTCGCAGACCACTTTCCTGGACACAGTCTTACACCATAAAATAAAGTAGAATGAACTTAATCGTTGCGGCACTCTTCAGCACAGTGCAATAATAAATGTTCAAAATCAAGACAGTGTTTAAGACCAAGTACACCGAGGTTTGGGAGTCTGACAGGGTCAAACGGGGTTACACAGCGGACATCTGCTGTATACTAACTGTTGAAAAGAAGCGCACGAGCCTGTAACTACTGCCTAAATATCTTTATCAAAGTAGATCAACTGTATTGTATCATGCTCTGTACCTCAAATGTAAACATATCAAGTGAATTCAACACAATATCCTCACCAAAATCAAGTACAGTTTTGAACCACAGCTCGATGGTTTGAACTTCACATCACCCACTCTCTACTGTTTGCTAACGTAGAGAGGTAAACATCTCTTTAGAGAGCTTTACGTCAGCAAGCAAGTCGTattagctagcttgctaacacTAACGCTGTCAGTATTTTCGTTGTATGTTACATACTTAAGCTGGGGAAACTGTCTGGATGATGAAGCCCTTTGTAAACTCCATTAAATGGCGTTGAGTGAGCAATTCCGGTGTACTGGCGTTCTAATGCTTAAGTAATGAATCCAGGAGGCTACTATATTAGCTACCTAACTAGCTGACAACAGTCGCCCGCTGAGTCAGTCCATATCATTACAGAGAACATCTATACCAACGCTACGACGACAGTTATATGTCACCAGCTTCCTAAAATGTATCTCCCCGGACTTTTTAAACTCTAACTCACCTACAAAGTGATGTAGGCCTCAACATcaatgaatgaaagtgaaatggcgctgcttcttcttctttgaggTTTTTACGACAGTTGGCGTTCGCGATGTTGTgctcttcttcgtcttcttctttaGGGTTTAACGGTAGTCCATTGCATCCATTGTGTTGCATTGCTGCCTTCCTCTGGTTTTAATCATCAATTACAATCTTGCTTTCAAAAACCTAAAGATACATTTTCTCCCCTCCACCATGCCCTCACACTGAGGGACAGATTTAACTCGGGTCTCCACTGTTAGTGGTCTTGTTatctctgctcttctttcctcttcataTTTCCAACATGAAATCAGGACACTAGTAACAATGACCAGCTGAATGTTTTCCTTTGATAAACTATACTAATATAAGCTGCTGTGACCAATTCTTTGTCTActcataattatttttctcctttggTTTCTCTATTTCTCACCGCTCCTACTTTGTTTGACTTTCATGTTGGCCTAAGTGTCTTCCTTTATTGgttattgtttcattatttccctcGAAACTCACTGTGCTGTTGAAAGTTTGATATTAATATCCACATTTCCCCTCCTGACCTTCTCTTTCACTAACTTGTCAACATCCTCATTCCCCAGGATTCCTCGGTGTGCTGGTTTATTTCAACTCCTTGTCCACACAAGCATTCTGCAGCACCCATTCTGGTCTCACAGGCCACAACACAGTTGGACAAAATGCCACTTAGTGAACTTTCATTTGGACAGAGTTCACAACTTCATTACTTGATTCAGAGTAAAGATCCTCCTGCtcaaatattactccaatacaaTTGAAAGTTTATTTGGGTTAAAGTACTTAAATAGAATTTAAAAGTACTTTTTTATGTCAACtcattgttgttttgtaaataaaaagacTGTAGACATGGGCATAAAAACTCACTGAAtcaattaaaggagctattgtcatttttgtatttctttgtttttttagtcagtgatgaagtttggttgtggtgaacacagcaaacatttcaaactaaaggaatctttctttatttctaaaccttcaaacagacttcagatcagatcaggtctctgttgaagaatcttctgcctcatctttatctaacgccatggttaggacactgacaggttcaaacatgactgacagtggaggagttattggtttttgattgttttttttgtgatgaacacagtgtacggtctatcacattttcaaagtaagagaAAAT
It encodes:
- the LOC130164812 gene encoding RNA-binding protein 4.1-like isoform X2 — its product is MVKIFIGNLACSTTPEELRELFEKYGKVSECDIVKNYGFVHMNCMSEAEEAIQNLHQHQLHGWRMNVEISKGRPKSTTKLHVSNLGEGVTCDVLRAKFEEFGTVVECDIVKDYAFVHMERMEDAMDAISKLDNTAFKGLFVHYGIFPLPSISSSYVIPSVCAVCGKAYEMRKFGLEIVLASWRHLRCQFLADESSLVTFTSIFNKDD